TCGCGCGCCGAGGCCGGAGCCGCCGTCGAGGCGCTCCGTGGCGATGGCCGTGGCTACGTCCTCAAGGAGGACGGCCTTGCCGCGGGCAAGGGCGTGGCGGTCTTCGGTCCGCACGAGGCGGACCGTGCGGCCGCCGCCGACCGGCTCGACGCGCTCTTCGCCGCTCCGGGTCAGGTCGTGCTCGTCGAGGAGCGCCTCGACGGACCCGAGGCGAGCGTCATCGCCCTGTGCGACGGCCGCACCGCGCTCGGGCTGCCGGCGGCCCGCGACCACAAGCGGCTGGGCGACGGGGATGACGGACCGAACACCGGCGGCATGGGCGCGTATTCGCCGCTCCCCGATCTCTCGGCTTCGGACGTCGAGCGGATCCTCGCGACGGTCCACCGGCCGATCCTCGCCGAGCTCGCCCGTCGCGGGACGCCGTTCCGTGGCGCCCTGTACGCCGGCCTCATCCTCACCGTCGAAGGCCCGGCGCTCCTCGAATGCAACGCCCGCTTCGGCGATCCGGAGACGGAGGCGATCGTGCCGCGGCTGGCCGTCCCGCTCGGGCCGCTCCTCCGGGCCGCCGCCGCCGGTGCCCTCCCGCCGACGATCGACGACCGGCCCATCGTCCCGGCGCTGCCCGGCGCGACCGTCGCGATCGTCCTCGCCGGCCGGGACTATCCCGCAGGTTCTGCCGATGGCGACGCGATCTCCGGGCTGGAGGAGGCAGCGGTGCTCGGTGGCATCGTCTTCCACGCCGGAACCCGCCGCACGGGTGACGGTGGTTTCGTCACCCACGGCGGTCGAATCGTCACCGTCGTCGGCCGAGGACCGGATCTCGCGGCGGCCCGCGCTGTCGCCGAACGGGCGACCGGCGCGATCGCGTTCGCGGGCCTCCAGCGTCGCCATGACATCGGGCTCCCGGTGGACGCGGATCGACAGCTCCACATGGCCCCCGTCGCGGCCGGAGGCGGCCGATGATCCCGCGCTACACGCTCCCCGAGATGGGCGCGATCTGGACGGACGAGGCTCGCTTCGCGGCGATGCTCAGGGTGGAGATCGCCGTCGCTCGGGCGGAGGCGGGACGGGGCCTCGTCCCGGCCGAGGCGCTCGCCGCCATCGAGGGCCGGGCGCGCGTGGATCCGTCCCGCATCGCCGAGATCGAGCGGATCACCGATCACGACGTCATCGCCTTCGTCAGCGCCGTCGCGGAGACCGTCGGGCCGGCAGGTCGCTATCTTCACCTCGGGCTCACGAGCAGCGATGTCGTGGACACGGCGCTCGCGCTCCAGCTTCGGGCGGCCGGCGACCGTCTTCTCGCCGACTGCGACGCACTCGTCCGGGTGCTCGTCCGGCGGGCCCGTGCCGAGGCGGGGACGACGATCATGGGACGGACCCACAGCGTCCACGCCGAACCGACGACGTTCGGGGCGAAGCTCGCCGGCTGGGCCTTCGAGGTCGACCGGGGTCGACGCCGCCTGGCGGCCGCGGTGGACGAGATCGGGACCGGGAAGATCAGCGGTCCCGTCGGGACGTACAGCCACCTCGATCCCGACGTCGAGGCGGAGGTCCTCGCCGCCCTCGGTCTGCATGCCGATCCGGTGAGCACCCAGATCGTGCAGCGCGACCGCCACGCCGCGCTCCTTGCCGCGATCGCCATCCTCGGCGGATCCCTCGAGCGGTTCGCGACGGAGATCCGCAACCTCCAGCACACGGAGATCGGCGAGGTCCAGGAACCGTTCCGGTCGGGTCAGAAGGGTTCGAGCGCGATGCCGCACAAGCGGAACCCGATCCTCAGCGAGCGGGTGGCGGGCCTCGCCAGGCTGCTCCGCGGCTACGCCCAGACCGCGTTCGAGGACCAGCCGCTGTGGCACGAGCGGGACATCAGCCACAGCTCGGCGGAGCGCGTCATCCTCCCCGACGCGACGATCGTCCTCGACTATCTGCTCGTGAAGATGGCCGGCCTGGTGGACGGCCTCGTCGT
The nucleotide sequence above comes from Chloroflexota bacterium. Encoded proteins:
- the purD gene encoding phosphoribosylamine--glycine ligase → MATDAPIRRAVWRRPACRAGELTATMALPVMPTRILIVGGGAREHALAWKLAAEPGVNEVVVAPGNDAMAAEPRVRCVALPTTDARQAVVGLARREAIELVVVGPEEPLADGLVDALEAAGVLAFGPTAAAARIETSKSFCHEIAAAAGVRMASAVVARSRAEAGAAVEALRGDGRGYVLKEDGLAAGKGVAVFGPHEADRAAAADRLDALFAAPGQVVLVEERLDGPEASVIALCDGRTALGLPAARDHKRLGDGDDGPNTGGMGAYSPLPDLSASDVERILATVHRPILAELARRGTPFRGALYAGLILTVEGPALLECNARFGDPETEAIVPRLAVPLGPLLRAAAAGALPPTIDDRPIVPALPGATVAIVLAGRDYPAGSADGDAISGLEEAAVLGGIVFHAGTRRTGDGGFVTHGGRIVTVVGRGPDLAAARAVAERATGAIAFAGLQRRHDIGLPVDADRQLHMAPVAAGGGR
- a CDS encoding adenylosuccinate lyase; this encodes MIPRYTLPEMGAIWTDEARFAAMLRVEIAVARAEAGRGLVPAEALAAIEGRARVDPSRIAEIERITDHDVIAFVSAVAETVGPAGRYLHLGLTSSDVVDTALALQLRAAGDRLLADCDALVRVLVRRARAEAGTTIMGRTHSVHAEPTTFGAKLAGWAFEVDRGRRRLAAAVDEIGTGKISGPVGTYSHLDPDVEAEVLAALGLHADPVSTQIVQRDRHAALLAAIAILGGSLERFATEIRNLQHTEIGEVQEPFRSGQKGSSAMPHKRNPILSERVAGLARLLRGYAQTAFEDQPLWHERDISHSSAERVILPDATIVLDYLLVKMAGLVDGLVVRADRMRENIERGLGLHASGRVLLALVESGGRSREEAYAIVQAAAIRAADERRPLRDLLALDPAVAGRLPLATLDACFDEATTLRHVPAIIARLDRLEASTDVAR